In Mycobacterium sp. 050128, one genomic interval encodes:
- the cynS gene encoding cyanase produces the protein MNRNEITEQIVVARLTKGLTWQELADAIDRPLLWTTSALLGQHPIPPELGKVLVGMLGLEESAVPVLAAPPMRGGQPAFANGGVPTDPTIYRFYEALQVYGGAIKEVIHEQFGDGIMSAINFSVDLQRKPHPGGDRVVVTFDGKYLAYDWVSAQDD, from the coding sequence ATGAACCGAAACGAGATCACCGAACAGATCGTCGTTGCCCGCCTGACGAAGGGCCTCACGTGGCAGGAGCTGGCCGACGCGATCGATCGGCCGTTGCTGTGGACCACGTCGGCACTGCTGGGCCAGCATCCGATTCCGCCGGAGCTGGGCAAGGTGCTGGTCGGGATGCTGGGTCTCGAGGAGTCGGCGGTACCGGTGCTGGCCGCCCCGCCGATGCGCGGGGGACAGCCCGCCTTCGCAAACGGGGGAGTGCCGACCGACCCCACCATCTACCGGTTCTACGAAGCGCTTCAGGTTTACGGCGGTGCCATCAAGGAGGTCATCCACGAGCAGTTCGGCGACGGCATCATGAGCGCGATCAACTTCAGCGTCGACCTGCAGCGTAAGCCCCACCCCGGCGGCGATCGCGTCGTCGTGACTTTCGACGGCAAATACCTTGCCTACGACTGGGTTTCGGCGCAGGACGACTGA
- a CDS encoding ferredoxin: MRIVVDLNRCLGYAHCVPLAPEVLKLNGEEALAYDPNPDDGQRLRVLRAAAACPVQAIIVDKLDGQ; this comes from the coding sequence ATGCGGATCGTTGTCGACCTGAACCGCTGTCTGGGGTACGCGCACTGCGTACCGCTGGCCCCGGAGGTGCTCAAGCTCAACGGGGAAGAGGCCCTCGCCTACGACCCCAACCCGGACGACGGTCAGCGTCTCCGGGTGCTGCGGGCGGCGGCCGCCTGCCCGGTGCAGGCCATCATTGTCGACAAGCTCGACGGGCAGTAG
- a CDS encoding NAD(P)/FAD-dependent oxidoreductase has protein sequence MNPNGFKDNGRIVIVGASLAGLRAAEALRDEGFRGELTIIGDEPDEPYDRPPLSKQVLKGWVAADHTKLPRLRAVDADWRLGVAATALDRADQVVRLADGSEVSGDSLLIATGVRSRRWPNPDEAALQGVYTLRTKADAARLQAALAARPSRVLIIGSGFIGSEAASVCRELGLEVTVTERGPAPLSGPLGGVIGAIAAEMQRDAGVDLRTGVSVLALDGDAEGRVRRARLSDGSTLDVDVVLTSLGSIRNVEWLEGAGLAAGPWGVGCDAGCRAFDINAVVTNRIFVAGDIARAPHVLYDYEFLAMEHWDNAVLGARVAAHNMVCDEVDRWAHLLVPQFWSAQFGVNIKSVGVPSFGDEIVFTQGSVRQRRFAAAYGRHGRIVGAVTFNHAKWIDYYRNQIEHSGPFPPHPPGFDFPENMRVMPADFPARGVPTETPDVVLTGHDPSERRAEFRPRHR, from the coding sequence GTGAATCCGAACGGCTTCAAGGACAATGGACGCATCGTCATCGTCGGCGCCTCACTGGCCGGACTGCGTGCCGCCGAAGCGCTGCGCGACGAGGGTTTCCGGGGCGAGCTGACCATCATCGGCGACGAACCGGACGAGCCGTACGACCGGCCGCCGTTGTCCAAGCAGGTCCTCAAGGGCTGGGTGGCAGCCGATCACACCAAGCTGCCGCGGCTGCGTGCGGTCGATGCCGACTGGCGACTCGGGGTGGCCGCGACCGCCCTGGACCGGGCCGACCAGGTGGTCCGCCTTGCCGACGGTAGCGAGGTATCGGGTGACAGCCTGCTGATCGCCACGGGTGTGCGGTCGCGGCGATGGCCCAACCCGGATGAGGCCGCGCTGCAAGGCGTCTACACGCTGCGCACCAAAGCCGACGCCGCGCGATTGCAGGCCGCGTTGGCCGCCCGCCCGAGCCGGGTGCTGATCATCGGTTCGGGGTTCATCGGATCGGAGGCCGCCTCGGTGTGCCGCGAACTCGGCCTGGAGGTCACGGTCACCGAGCGGGGTCCGGCACCGCTGAGCGGTCCGCTGGGCGGCGTGATCGGCGCGATCGCTGCCGAGATGCAGCGCGACGCGGGGGTGGATCTGCGCACCGGGGTATCGGTGCTCGCGCTGGACGGGGATGCCGAAGGGCGGGTACGGCGCGCCCGGCTCTCCGACGGCAGCACGCTCGACGTCGACGTGGTGCTGACGTCGCTGGGCTCGATCCGCAACGTCGAGTGGCTCGAGGGCGCCGGGCTGGCGGCCGGGCCCTGGGGCGTGGGGTGCGACGCCGGGTGCCGCGCGTTCGATATCAACGCCGTCGTGACCAACCGCATCTTCGTGGCCGGCGACATCGCCCGGGCACCGCATGTCCTTTACGACTATGAGTTCCTGGCGATGGAGCATTGGGACAACGCCGTGCTGGGCGCGCGGGTCGCGGCACACAACATGGTCTGCGACGAGGTCGATCGCTGGGCGCACCTGCTGGTCCCGCAGTTCTGGTCGGCCCAATTCGGCGTCAACATCAAATCCGTCGGTGTGCCGTCATTCGGCGACGAGATCGTCTTCACCCAGGGCTCGGTCAGGCAGCGCCGGTTCGCCGCGGCCTACGGCCGGCACGGCCGCATCGTCGGTGCGGTCACCTTCAACCATGCGAAATGGATCGACTACTACCGCAACCAGATTGAGCACTCGGGACCGTTCCCGCCGCATCCGCCGGGTTTCGACTTCCCGGAGAACATGCGGGTGATGCCGGCCGACTTCCCCGCGCGCGGCGTGCCGACCGAAACCCCCGACGTGGTGTTGACAGGACACGACCCCAGCGAACGGCGCGCGGAATTCCGGCCCCGGCACCGATGA
- a CDS encoding cytochrome P450 yields MTPEEAFDAAMRHENRANPYPYFDELRKTPVVRVSGGIYAVTGYEELMALAHDPRVSSDLRKGRPAAVGRNRLGAQEPGGEMGSEITGAYGREPSFIAQDPPDHDRARRQCMRFFGPPDSPDLIPGQERFCQQIVNEMLDKATGKTQMDAVDEFAYPLPVNVICRIVGIPVEDEPQFHAWVTDIASGIFDLGPDNQTEEGQARRAKGEAADVELNEYIVGLVEKAAKSPGPGMISQLVHDDGPDGQMSTSAIVNNTILLFVAGHDSTVNLISHCILTVLRHPWSIELLCNKPELIPGAIEEVLRLQSSVQFFPTRSALADIDIAGTTIPKGAPIYLMYGAANRDPRRFADPDTFDPRRADNEHVGWGRGIHVCFGGPLARLEVNTAFEAFLRRVKGPRLVEDPPPYRISQVFRGPRHLLVDYDEILSR; encoded by the coding sequence ATGACTCCCGAGGAAGCCTTCGACGCCGCGATGCGGCACGAAAACCGCGCGAATCCCTATCCGTACTTCGACGAGCTGCGCAAGACGCCGGTGGTGCGAGTGTCGGGCGGCATCTACGCGGTCACCGGGTACGAGGAGCTGATGGCGCTGGCCCACGACCCGCGCGTGAGTTCCGACCTCCGCAAGGGACGCCCGGCGGCCGTCGGCCGCAATCGGCTTGGCGCGCAAGAGCCGGGGGGTGAGATGGGCTCCGAAATCACCGGGGCCTACGGCCGGGAGCCGAGCTTCATCGCGCAGGACCCACCCGACCATGACCGGGCGCGCCGCCAGTGCATGCGATTTTTCGGGCCACCCGATTCGCCGGACCTGATCCCGGGCCAAGAGCGGTTCTGCCAACAGATCGTCAACGAAATGCTCGACAAGGCAACGGGTAAGACCCAAATGGACGCGGTCGACGAGTTCGCTTATCCGCTGCCGGTCAATGTGATCTGCCGAATTGTGGGCATACCCGTCGAGGACGAGCCGCAGTTTCACGCGTGGGTCACCGACATCGCTTCCGGCATCTTCGATCTCGGCCCCGACAACCAAACCGAGGAGGGTCAGGCCCGACGCGCCAAGGGCGAAGCCGCCGACGTCGAACTCAACGAGTACATCGTGGGGCTGGTCGAGAAGGCCGCGAAATCCCCTGGCCCCGGGATGATTTCGCAGTTGGTCCACGACGACGGCCCCGACGGGCAGATGTCGACGAGCGCGATCGTCAACAACACCATCCTGTTGTTCGTCGCCGGACATGACTCAACGGTCAATCTGATCTCGCATTGCATTCTCACCGTGTTGCGCCACCCATGGTCGATCGAATTACTCTGCAACAAACCGGAATTGATCCCCGGTGCCATCGAAGAAGTGCTGCGACTGCAGTCATCGGTGCAATTCTTCCCGACGCGTTCGGCGCTGGCCGACATCGACATCGCCGGCACGACCATTCCCAAAGGCGCGCCCATCTATCTCATGTACGGTGCCGCCAACCGGGACCCGCGCCGCTTCGCGGACCCCGACACCTTCGACCCGCGGCGTGCCGACAACGAGCACGTGGGTTGGGGCCGCGGCATTCACGTGTGTTTCGGTGGCCCGCTGGCCCGGCTGGAGGTCAACACCGCGTTCGAGGCTTTCCTGCGCCGGGTGAAAGGCCCACGGCTGGTTGAAGATCCACCGCCTTACCGCATCAGTCAGGTGTTCCGCGGCCCACGGCACCTGCTCGTCGACTACGACGAAATCCTGAGCCGGTAA
- a CDS encoding class I SAM-dependent methyltransferase codes for MACIAGVSAVLFAGAGVALARGNRLAAALGAASAVQVLATAGSYIYATRRGKFVVWDRIFDELRLQGDETVLDLGCGRGAVLLAAAKRVPRGRAIGVDLWRADQTKNSQQSTLSNADLESVADRVEVQTADMTALPLADGSVDAIVSSLAIHNIATHEGRREALQEAIRVLRPGGRLAIADLWETNRHAGYLRRLGWHDVRRRNLGWRMWYGGPWFATRLVTATKPG; via the coding sequence ATAGCGTGCATAGCCGGCGTTTCCGCGGTCCTGTTCGCGGGCGCCGGTGTCGCACTGGCTCGCGGCAACCGGTTGGCGGCGGCGCTCGGCGCCGCCTCGGCGGTCCAGGTGCTCGCGACGGCCGGCTCGTATATCTACGCCACCCGGCGCGGCAAATTCGTGGTGTGGGACCGGATCTTCGACGAGCTGAGGCTGCAAGGCGACGAAACCGTGCTTGATCTCGGTTGCGGGCGCGGCGCGGTGTTGCTGGCCGCGGCCAAGCGGGTGCCGCGCGGCCGCGCGATCGGCGTCGACCTGTGGCGCGCAGACCAGACCAAGAATTCGCAGCAGTCGACGCTGTCCAACGCGGATCTGGAAAGCGTCGCCGACCGCGTCGAGGTGCAGACCGCCGACATGACCGCGTTGCCGTTGGCCGACGGCAGCGTCGACGCGATCGTCAGCAGTTTGGCCATCCACAACATCGCGACCCACGAGGGTCGGCGAGAGGCTCTGCAAGAAGCGATTCGGGTGCTACGCCCCGGTGGTCGACTCGCGATCGCCGACCTCTGGGAAACGAACCGCCACGCCGGCTACTTGCGTCGACTGGGCTGGCACGACGTGCGGCGGCGCAACCTCGGATGGCGAATGTGGTACGGCGGCCCCTGGTTCGCAACGCGTTTGGTCACCGCGACCAAGCCGGGCTGA
- a CDS encoding nitroreductase family protein — protein sequence METWDAICARRNVRQYQPQPVSDDDLNRIVEAGWRAPSAKNRQPWDFVIVTDPAQLKELSTVWRGAGHIASAPAAIVLVVPVPPDERRLVTDNYDVGQATMAMMIAATDLGIGTGHSSVGDQEKARSILGVPDDHLVAFMLGVGYPADRPLTPIRKPDRRPLDEVVHRGRW from the coding sequence ATGGAAACCTGGGACGCAATCTGTGCGCGACGCAACGTTCGGCAGTACCAGCCGCAACCGGTGTCGGACGACGACCTGAACAGGATCGTTGAGGCCGGGTGGCGGGCACCGTCGGCGAAAAACCGCCAGCCGTGGGACTTTGTGATCGTCACCGACCCGGCTCAGCTAAAGGAGCTGTCCACCGTCTGGCGCGGCGCCGGTCACATCGCTTCGGCCCCGGCCGCGATCGTGTTGGTGGTGCCGGTGCCGCCGGACGAGCGCCGGCTGGTGACCGATAACTACGACGTCGGCCAGGCGACGATGGCGATGATGATCGCGGCCACCGACCTGGGCATCGGCACCGGCCATTCCTCGGTGGGGGATCAGGAGAAGGCGCGCTCGATCCTGGGTGTTCCGGACGATCATCTGGTGGCGTTCATGCTCGGTGTCGGATATCCGGCCGATCGCCCGCTGACCCCGATCCGCAAGCCGGACCGCCGCCCGCTCGACGAAGTCGTCCACCGCGGACGCTGGTGA
- a CDS encoding CehA/McbA family metallohydrolase: MSIARVAPGAITGQRDGKAIEITFSGRFGFGIYRWAYLPFEVPPGVQQIRVTTSHDAGMGGLTRNVLDLGMFGAAGHELGNAAGFRGWSGGARDEFMISSSYATPGYLAGPIEPGVWAVALGPVVLSPWGMAWQVRVTLDSEPPARPPATPNASAAFTPASVGARWYRGDLHLHTEHSDGERDPGELVSAAHAGGLDFIVSTEHNTNSANRVWPTCRTGSLLVIPGVEVTTRHGHWLAAGLPPGGWVDWRYGPSDGVFPRFAAEVRQAGGLVVAAHPAAPLPGSAWEFGYADVDALEVWNGRWNVDDEVSLRIWQRLLRQGRRIVAVGGSDSHAKRQVVGAPQTAVHADELSMSAIIDGLRRGRSYIAGSRDVACELAASCPSGEVAGPGQQLRVRTGDAVTVTAVVSGAPGTTAALITAAGCAGRATVASAGSRLQWKLDAASARFARLEVRDGRRGRLGAMVALTNPVWLA, translated from the coding sequence ATGAGCATTGCCAGGGTCGCGCCCGGTGCCATCACCGGGCAACGCGACGGCAAGGCAATCGAAATAACGTTTTCTGGACGGTTCGGATTTGGTATCTACCGCTGGGCCTACCTGCCGTTTGAGGTACCACCGGGAGTGCAACAAATTCGGGTGACCACCTCCCACGACGCCGGTATGGGCGGGCTAACGCGAAATGTGTTGGACCTGGGGATGTTTGGCGCGGCCGGCCACGAATTGGGCAATGCCGCCGGATTCAGGGGCTGGTCGGGCGGGGCTCGCGACGAGTTCATGATCTCCAGCTCCTATGCCACGCCCGGTTACCTGGCCGGCCCGATCGAACCGGGCGTGTGGGCGGTGGCGCTGGGCCCGGTGGTCCTCAGCCCGTGGGGGATGGCCTGGCAGGTGCGGGTCACATTGGACTCCGAGCCGCCCGCTCGGCCGCCGGCGACGCCGAACGCATCGGCGGCGTTCACCCCCGCCTCCGTCGGAGCGCGCTGGTACCGCGGTGATCTGCATCTGCATACCGAGCACTCCGACGGCGAGCGCGATCCCGGTGAACTGGTGTCGGCCGCGCACGCCGGCGGGCTCGACTTCATCGTCTCCACCGAGCACAACACCAATTCAGCCAACCGGGTATGGCCCACCTGCCGCACCGGATCGCTGTTGGTGATTCCCGGCGTTGAGGTCACCACGCGGCATGGACACTGGCTCGCGGCCGGCCTGCCCCCGGGCGGTTGGGTCGACTGGCGCTACGGTCCCAGCGATGGGGTGTTCCCGCGCTTCGCCGCCGAGGTACGCCAAGCCGGCGGCTTGGTGGTCGCCGCCCACCCCGCCGCGCCGCTGCCGGGCTCGGCGTGGGAATTCGGCTATGCCGACGTGGACGCGCTGGAGGTATGGAACGGCCGATGGAACGTCGATGATGAAGTGTCCCTTCGCATTTGGCAGCGGCTCTTGAGGCAGGGCCGACGGATCGTTGCAGTCGGCGGTAGCGACTCGCACGCCAAACGGCAAGTGGTCGGCGCCCCGCAGACGGCCGTGCACGCCGACGAGCTGTCCATGTCGGCGATCATCGACGGGCTGCGCCGCGGCCGCTCGTACATCGCGGGATCACGCGATGTCGCGTGCGAGCTGGCCGCGTCCTGCCCGAGCGGCGAGGTGGCCGGGCCCGGGCAGCAGCTGCGGGTGCGAACCGGCGACGCGGTGACGGTCACCGCGGTCGTCAGCGGCGCCCCCGGCACCACCGCCGCCCTGATCACCGCGGCGGGTTGCGCCGGCCGCGCGACGGTAGCCTCGGCGGGAAGCAGGCTGCAGTGGAAGCTCGACGCCGCGTCCGCGCGCTTTGCCAGGCTCGAGGTACGCGACGGGCGGCGGGGCCGGCTCGGCGCAATGGTCGCGTTGACGAATCCGGTGTGGCTAGCCTGA
- a CDS encoding class I SAM-dependent methyltransferase — MARTDNDSWEITESVGATALGVAASRAAETESDNPLIRDPFARVFLDAAGDGVWNWYSAGQLPDELLETEPNLAQQMKAMVGYMASRTAFFDAFFIDAATAGISQAVILAAGLDSRSWRLPWPDGITVYELDQPRVLDFKASTLAEHGAEPACNRVAVPVDLRQDWPTALREAGFDASRPSVWSAEGLMPYLPAAAQELLFERVQALTVPGSRVGVEALGPKFLDPEARTRRRARMDRVRAVFAKVDPQRQVPSTDELWYFEEREDVGEWFGRHGWDVTVTPSLDLMAGYGRRPAQEVENDVPGNLFVAAQRSVT, encoded by the coding sequence GTGGCCAGGACCGATAACGACAGCTGGGAGATCACCGAGAGCGTGGGGGCGACGGCGCTGGGCGTCGCGGCGTCCCGCGCGGCGGAGACCGAGAGCGACAATCCCCTGATCCGCGACCCGTTCGCGCGAGTGTTCCTCGACGCTGCGGGCGACGGAGTGTGGAACTGGTACTCCGCCGGACAGCTGCCCGACGAGCTGCTGGAAACCGAACCCAATCTGGCACAGCAGATGAAGGCGATGGTCGGCTACATGGCCTCCCGAACCGCCTTTTTCGATGCGTTCTTTATAGATGCGGCAACGGCGGGTATTTCCCAGGCCGTGATCCTGGCGGCGGGCCTGGACTCGCGGTCCTGGCGGTTGCCATGGCCGGACGGCATCACTGTCTACGAGCTCGACCAGCCCAGGGTGCTGGATTTCAAGGCGTCGACGTTGGCCGAGCACGGGGCCGAACCTGCCTGCAACCGGGTCGCGGTCCCGGTGGACTTGCGCCAGGATTGGCCGACGGCGTTGCGGGAGGCCGGTTTTGACGCCTCAAGGCCGAGCGTCTGGTCGGCCGAGGGGTTGATGCCCTATCTGCCGGCCGCGGCCCAGGAGCTGTTGTTCGAACGCGTGCAGGCGCTGACCGTCCCGGGCAGCCGGGTCGGTGTGGAGGCGTTGGGGCCGAAGTTTCTCGATCCCGAGGCCCGGACGCGTCGGCGGGCGCGGATGGATCGCGTCCGCGCGGTGTTCGCGAAAGTGGACCCGCAGCGCCAGGTCCCCAGCACCGACGAATTGTGGTACTTCGAGGAGCGCGAAGACGTGGGCGAGTGGTTCGGCCGGCATGGCTGGGATGTGACGGTGACGCCGTCGCTGGACCTGATGGCCGGCTATGGCCGCAGGCCGGCGCAAGAGGTCGAGAACGACGTGCCCGGGAACTTGTTCGTGGCCGCCCAGCGCTCGGTGACGTAA
- a CDS encoding flippase-like domain-containing protein, producing MRVDGRDISVSGSLLQPVNRRTNDILRLILATAFLAAVITGSLVTRSRWIRLEKSVSRIVGVLTPTQADVVYLVYGFAILALPFMILIGLIVARQWKLLGAYGAAAILAALPLSISSNRLAAPRWHFDVSDRLSTLPAQFLDDPRWIAMLAAVLTVSGPWLPARWRHWWWALLLAFVPIHLVISAIVPARSLLGLAVGWFVGALVVLAVGTPALEVPLVGAVRAMAKRGFVVSRLMVVRPAGPGPLVLSTDSGDPDSTAAIELYGPHQRSGGALRELWRKLRLRDAEAAPFQASMSRAVEHRALMAIAIGEAGVANTSTIAFAALDRGWTLYAHRPVRGTALDECTKTTPVARVWESLRKLHEYQISHGDLRCHEITVEDGTVLFGGFGNAEYGATDAQLQSDLAQLLVTTTALYDAKSAVRAAIDTFGKDAILTASRRLTKSAVPKRVRKSVGDAAAVISAARAEVKSQTGADQIKKETITRFTRSQVVQLVLLGALVYVAYPFISTVPTFFSELRTANWWWALLGLFISASTYVGAAAALWACTDGTVNFWKLSIAQVANTFAATTTPAGVGGLALSTRILQKGGLSVMRATAAVALQQSVQVIMHLVLLILFSTVAGASMDLSHFVPGATVLYLLAGVALGIIGTFLFVPKLRSWLSTAVRPRLQEVAKDLVELVREPRRLSLIVIGCAGTTLGAALALWTSVQAFGGGATFVTCTVVTMVGGTLASAAPTPGGVGAVEAALIGGLAAFGVPAAVGVPSVLLYRVLTCWLPVFIGWPVMRWLADNDMV from the coding sequence ATGCGAGTTGACGGGCGCGACATCAGCGTCTCTGGCAGCTTGCTGCAACCGGTCAACCGGCGCACCAATGACATTCTGCGGCTGATCCTGGCCACCGCGTTTCTCGCGGCGGTGATCACCGGTTCGCTGGTTACCCGCAGCCGCTGGATTCGGCTGGAGAAATCCGTCTCGCGGATTGTCGGGGTTTTAACACCGACCCAAGCCGATGTGGTGTACCTGGTGTACGGATTCGCGATTCTGGCGCTGCCGTTCATGATCCTGATCGGCTTGATCGTCGCCCGGCAATGGAAACTGTTGGGCGCCTACGGTGCCGCCGCGATTCTCGCCGCACTGCCCTTGTCGATCAGCAGCAACCGGCTCGCCGCACCCCGCTGGCACTTCGATGTCTCCGACCGGCTGAGCACCCTGCCGGCGCAATTCCTCGACGATCCGCGCTGGATCGCGATGCTGGCCGCGGTGCTGACGGTTTCCGGTCCCTGGCTACCCGCGCGCTGGCGGCACTGGTGGTGGGCACTGCTGCTCGCGTTCGTGCCGATTCACCTCGTCATCAGCGCCATCGTCCCGGCCCGCTCCCTGCTGGGGTTGGCAGTGGGATGGTTCGTCGGCGCGTTGGTGGTGCTGGCCGTCGGCACGCCTGCGCTGGAAGTGCCGTTGGTAGGCGCGGTCCGCGCGATGGCCAAGCGCGGGTTCGTCGTGTCGCGGCTGATGGTGGTCCGCCCCGCCGGGCCGGGTCCGCTGGTGCTGTCGACCGATTCCGGGGATCCGGATTCGACGGCGGCGATCGAGTTGTATGGCCCGCACCAACGCAGCGGTGGCGCACTGCGCGAACTGTGGCGCAAGCTGCGGCTGCGTGACGCGGAGGCCGCGCCCTTCCAAGCCTCGATGAGCCGCGCTGTCGAGCATCGCGCGTTGATGGCCATCGCGATCGGCGAGGCGGGTGTGGCGAACACGTCGACGATCGCTTTTGCGGCCCTGGACCGGGGCTGGACGTTGTACGCGCACAGACCCGTTCGGGGTACCGCCCTCGACGAATGCACCAAGACCACGCCGGTGGCGCGGGTATGGGAATCACTGCGAAAGTTGCACGAGTATCAGATCTCGCACGGCGACCTGCGCTGCCATGAGATCACCGTCGAGGACGGCACTGTGCTGTTCGGCGGGTTCGGCAACGCCGAATACGGTGCCACCGACGCACAGCTCCAGTCCGACCTGGCCCAGCTGCTGGTGACGACGACGGCGCTGTACGACGCGAAGTCGGCGGTGCGGGCGGCGATCGATACCTTCGGTAAGGACGCCATCTTGACCGCGTCCCGTCGTCTCACCAAATCCGCTGTGCCCAAACGAGTGCGGAAGTCGGTCGGCGATGCGGCCGCCGTCATCTCGGCGGCTCGCGCCGAAGTCAAGTCCCAGACCGGTGCGGATCAGATCAAGAAGGAAACCATCACCCGGTTCACCCGCAGCCAGGTCGTCCAGCTGGTCCTGCTCGGCGCGCTGGTGTATGTCGCATACCCCTTCATCAGCACCGTGCCGACCTTCTTTTCCGAACTGCGAACCGCGAACTGGTGGTGGGCGCTGCTGGGACTGTTCATCTCGGCCTCGACGTATGTGGGTGCAGCCGCGGCGTTGTGGGCGTGCACGGACGGCACGGTGAACTTCTGGAAGCTGTCAATAGCGCAGGTAGCCAACACCTTTGCCGCGACTACCACCCCGGCCGGGGTCGGCGGCCTGGCGCTGAGTACCCGGATCTTGCAGAAGGGCGGCCTGTCCGTGATGCGGGCCACCGCCGCGGTGGCCTTGCAGCAATCGGTGCAAGTGATCATGCACCTGGTGTTGCTGATTTTGTTCAGCACCGTGGCGGGCGCGTCGATGGACCTTTCACATTTCGTTCCGGGTGCCACGGTGCTCTATCTGCTCGCGGGCGTGGCGCTGGGCATCATCGGGACGTTCTTGTTCGTACCCAAGCTCCGGAGCTGGCTGTCGACGGCGGTGCGCCCGCGACTGCAGGAGGTGGCCAAGGATCTCGTCGAGCTGGTCCGTGAACCGCGTCGACTCTCGCTGATCGTAATAGGTTGTGCTGGAACAACTCTCGGCGCAGCGCTGGCGCTGTGGACCAGCGTGCAGGCCTTCGGTGGCGGAGCGACGTTCGTCACCTGCACCGTCGTGACGATGGTCGGCGGCACGCTGGCTTCGGCCGCCCCGACACCCGGCGGAGTGGGCGCCGTCGAGGCGGCCTTGATCGGTGGGTTGGCTGCCTTCGGTGTACCGGCCGCCGTCGGGGTGCCGTCGGTGCTGCTGTACCGGGTGCTGACCTGCTGGTTGCCGGTGTTCATCGGCTGGCCGGTGATGCGCTGGCTCGCCGACAACGACATGGTGTAG